In one window of Candidatus Methylarchaceae archaeon HK02M2 DNA:
- the tsaA gene encoding tRNA (N6-threonylcarbamoyladenosine(37)-N6)-methyltransferase TrmO: MNEIKYRPIGIIYSPYKEPRGIPIQPTAAQDIEGTIEIFPEYTEGLKDIEGFSHIILIYHLHLSKDFSLKVKPHMDDNLRGVFATRSPSRPNPIGISIVRLNKVDRNILYIRNIDIVNGTPLLDIKPYVPEFDVWKVERKGWLDKKINKLRKVKDDGRFKR, encoded by the coding sequence ATGAATGAAATAAAGTATAGGCCGATAGGTATCATTTATTCCCCATACAAAGAACCTCGCGGTATACCAATACAACCAACAGCGGCTCAAGATATCGAAGGTACCATCGAGATATTTCCAGAGTATACTGAAGGACTTAAAGATATTGAAGGATTTTCGCACATTATTTTAATCTATCATTTGCATCTATCAAAAGATTTTTCCTTAAAAGTTAAACCGCATATGGACGATAATCTACGTGGAGTATTTGCCACACGTTCTCCATCTAGACCAAACCCAATCGGGATTTCAATCGTACGTCTGAATAAGGTTGATAGAAATATTCTATATATTCGGAATATTGATATTGTAAATGGAACACCGCTTTTAGATATCAAGCCCTATGTTCCAGAATTTGATGTATGGAAAGTAGAGAGGAAAGGATGGTTAGATAAAAAGATTAACAAACTTAGAAAAGTAAAAGATGATGGGAGATTTAAAAGGTGA